Proteins encoded within one genomic window of Fusarium musae strain F31 chromosome 4, whole genome shotgun sequence:
- a CDS encoding hypothetical protein (EggNog:ENOG41) produces MLVQPRGSPFHFLITFRQWYITTFSDPYYNIDIPGHFFEFLVYVELVVQFPLAIYLTRALSSKQRMSGSAELVGVVYGVVVGLCTAIVFNDMWYLGPEVLTPEAKQTLLGTYLPYAVIRKFRHENIIG; encoded by the exons ATGCTAG TACAACCTCGTGGCTCGCCATTCCACTTTCTCATCACGTTTCGTCAATGGTACATCACAACATTCTCAGATCCTTATTACAACATTGACATTCCCGGGCATTTCTTCGAATTCCTTGTCTATGTCGAACTTGTCGTGCAGTTCCCTCTCGCAATCTATCTCACCCGCGCACTGTCATCCAAACAGCGCATGTCTGGTTCTGCGGAGCTTGTAGGCGTCGTCTACGGTGTAGTGGTTGGCCTTTGCACCGCTATAGTTTTCAACGATATGTGGTATCTAGGCCCAGAGGTTCTCACTCCTGAGGCTAAGCAAACTCTGCTGGGGACATATCTGCCATATGCTGTGATTCGTAAGTTTCGTCATGAGAACATTATCGGATAA